Proteins found in one Takifugu flavidus isolate HTHZ2018 chromosome 7, ASM371156v2, whole genome shotgun sequence genomic segment:
- the kdm4b gene encoding lysine-specific demethylase 4B yields MATEVPPDMMGTPHPARMSLLNSGQPVRDQILTREPAIAETPEKAVTSEYGTTPKLPPQPADPNVAPGLSPGTELPPIPLPQPPMGAKNPSCKIMTFRPTIEEFRDFAKYIVYMESQGAHRAGLAKVIPPEGWKPRKSYDTIEDMVIPAPIMQVVTGQSGLFTQYNIQKKSMTVGEYRKLANSKKYCTPRHKDFDDLERKYWKNLTFVSPIYGADVSGSIYDEGIQEWNIGHLNTLLDMVEQECGIVIEGVNTPYLYFGMWKTTFAWHTEDMDLYSINYLHFGQPKSWYSVPPEHGKRLERLAQGFFPGSSQGCDAFLRHKMTLISPSILKKYGIPFDRVTQNEGEFMVTFPYGYHAGFNHGFNCAESTNFATLRWVDYGKMATQCSCRKDMVKISMDVFVRCLQPDRYELWKQGKDSTVLDHLKPTKLSSPELESWRQRRITYRENLLRRAMQKMKQFRRLKLEEVKVLAGEGIELNAAEYQQQVEKREAQRRKEREERLAREAMMTLKAMEQEEQKAAETAAKEAETLAVQEPEPEPEAKPPNLTENIDNKKHKKPKKIVNTHTSITGFEKAFEQFATASVQSSTEDMDLGSEAGEPPTLKQISQENQLDLSPTQTGFSKMKMPPEVKKSRRHPLSKPPMRSPLSILKQDPAPDKELAPIIPLESDMKQQEHLWQNQSPNFLAEKAFNAAVAALEPHCAICSLFHPYAQLSKDATSSGLCFSSFPRHGSRTRPLIPEMCFSVGACNSEPPPTNSHIGEDGTSLLLCCSSCQMQVHASCYGVKPDSVGTSWTCSRCAKGAWTVECCLCNLRGGALKMTLDNRWVHVICGIAVPEARFVNAIARQPVDVSAVPDSRKNLKCVLCHRQNRGACIQCSQEKCATSFHVTCAQLAGVAMTPADWPYVVSVTCHKHKKVPSRSRRITKGPESMTLGQKVIGRNVDGWYYHCTIIGMATQTFYEVNFDDGSYCDNLHPENILSHDCLRSGPPDVGELIVVAMPNGQVVNASYIRSHTHIYYQVEFQNQSQQMVKPSELHHLDQELPKRVRARLAIPGTQDGPSSDGAQAAKRPRLPSGPAPPAQTATETGEPSCPLRTSTVTAPAEQHSINAPPTSTPLPQHSTTAAKGFQMDTSVALAPASTSDPMLTPQSTPFQSMLNSDPLLSSPSPPPPPQHLVDNYILSTGYVSYMETLLSAHFPQDDEPAALY; encoded by the exons ATGGCTACTGAAGTACCCCCGGATATGATGGGGACCCCTCACCCAGCTAGGATGTCGCTCCTTAACTCTGGGCAGCCAGTCCGAGACCAGATTCTCACCAGGGAACCAGCCATAGCTGAGACCCCTGAAAAAGCAGTGACCTCAGAGTATGGCACTACTCCAAAACTCCCGCCTCAGCCTGCAGACCCAAATGTAGCTCCGGGCCTTTCTCCAGGTACTGAGTTACCCCCTATACCTCTTCCACAACCACCAATGGGTGCCAAAAACCCCAGCTGCAAGATCATGACCTTCCGGCCCACTATAGAGGAGTTCAGAGATTTTGCCAAGTACATCGTCTACATGGAGAGCCAAGGAGCTCACCGAGCTGGCCTGGCAAAG GTGATTCCCCCAGAGGGATGGAAGCCTAGGAAGTCCTACGACACTATCGAGGACATGGTGATCCCGGCTCCCATCATGCAGGTGGTGACGGGACAGTCTGGTCTGTTCACACAGTATAATATCCAGAAGAAGTCGATGACTGTGGGTGAATATCGCAAGCTGGCTAACAGTAAGAA GTATTGTACTCCTCGACACAAAGACTTTGATGACCTCGAGAGGAAATACTGGAAGAACCTAACATTCGTCTCGCCCATTTATGGCGCTGACGTCAGTGGCTCCATCTATGATGAG GGTATCCAAGAGTGGAACATCGGTCACCTCAACACCCTGCTGGATATGGTGGAGCAGGAGTGTGGCATCGTTATCGAAGGTGTCAACACTCCCTACCTCTATTTTGGCATGTGGAAGACCACATTTGCTTGGCATACGGAGGACATGGACCTCTACAGCATCAACTATTTGCATTTTGGACAGCCAAAGTCCTG GTATTCCGTCCCACCCGAGCATGGCAAAAGGTTGGAAAGGCTGGCACAAG GCTTCTTTCCTGGTAGTTCACAAGGCTGCGATGCATTCCTTCGCCACAAGATGACGCTGAtatctccatccatcctgaaGAAATATGGCATTCCATTTGACAGG GTGACTCAGAACGAAGGCGAGTTCATGGTAACGTTTCCTTATGGCTACCACGCTGGTTTTAACCACGGCTTCAACTGCGCTGAGTCCACAAACTTCGCTACCCTGCGGTGGGTGGACTACGGCAAGATGGCTACCCAG TGTTCCTGTCGTAAAGACATGGTGAAGATCTCCATGGATGTGTTTGTGCGCTGCCTGCAGCCAGATCGCTATGAGCTATGGAAGCAGGGCAAAGACAGCACAGTGCTGGATCACCTCAAACCCACAAAACTCAGCAGCCCAGAACTGGAGAGCTGGAGGCAACGGCGCATAACGTATCGAGAAAATCTCCTGCGAAG AGCCATGCAGAAGATGAAGCAGTTCCGTCGCTtgaagctggaggaagtgaaggtgCTGGCAGGGGAGGGCATCGAGTTGAACGCCGCCGAATACCAGCAGCAAGTGGAGAAGCGCGAGGCCCAGCGGCGGAAGGAAAGGGAGGAGCGCTTGGCCAGAGAGGCCATGATGACTCTGAAGGccatggagcaggaggagcagaaggctGCTGAGACAGCCGCCAAAGAAGCAGAGACGCTTGCTGTCCAGG aacctgaaccagaacctgaGGCCAAACCTCCGAACCTGACGGAAAATATCGACAATAAGAAGCACAAGAAGCCGAAGAAGATCGTGAACACCCATACGTCCATCACTGGGTTTGAAAAGGCGTTTGAGCAGTTTGCAACTGCTAGCGTTCAGAGTTCAACGGAGGATATGGATCTTGGTTCGGAGGCGGGAGAACCTCCAACTCTAAAACAGATCTCACAAGAGAACCAGCTGGATCTCAGTCCCACCCAG ACGGGCTTCTCTAAGATGAAGATGCCTCCAGAGGTAAAGAAGAGCCGCCGTCACCCCCTCAGCAAGCCACCCATGCGCTCCCCTCTGTCCATCTTAAAGCAGGACCCGGCTCCTGATAAAG AGCTGGCCCCCATCATACCACTGGAAAGCGACATGAAGCAACAGGAGCATCTGTGGCAGAATCAGTCCCCCAACTTCCTGGCAGAGAAGGCCTTCAATGCGGCAGTGGCTGCACTTGAGCCTCACTGTGCGATCTGCTCACTCTTCCATCCCTACGCGCAG CTATCAAAAGACGCCACTTCCTCTGGCTtgtgcttctcttccttccctcgTCACGGCAGTCGGACTCGTCCGCTGATTCCTGAGATGTGCTTCAGCGTTGGCGCCTGCAACTCTGAGCCTCCACCCACCAACTCTCACATCGGAGAGGATGGAAccagcctcctgctctgctgctcatcTTGCCAGATGCAGGTTCATGCCA GTTGTTATGGCGTTAAGCCTGATTCTGTGGGAACATCCTGGACATGCTCAAGGTGTGCAAAAGGAGCGTGGACAGtg GAATGTTGTCTTTGTAACTTGCGAGGAGGAGCCCTGAAGATGACTCTAGACAACCG GTGGGTCCACGTCATCTGTGGCATCGCTGTTCCTGAAGCTCGCTTTGTCAATGCCATCGCCCGGCAGCCAGTGGATGTCAGCGCCGTTCCCGACTCCCGCAAGAATCTG AAGTGCGTGTTGTGCCACCGTCAGAACCGCGGCGCCTGCATCCAGTGCTCACAGGAGAAATGTGCCACTTCCTTCCACGTCACCTGTGCTCAGCTTGCAGGAGTCGCCATGACGCCGGCAGACTGGCCGTACGTGGTGTCCGTCACCTGccataaacacaaaaaagtcCCATCAAGG TCTCGGAGAATAACCAAAGGGCCGGAGAGCATGACCCTGGGCCAGAAGGTGATCGGTCGCAACGTTGACGGCTGGTACTATCACTGCACCATCATCGGCATGGCAACACAGACATTCTACGAGGTCAACTTTGACGACGGCTCCTATTGTGACAACCTGCATCCAGAAAACATATTG AGTCACGACTGTCTGCGGAGCGGCCCCCCCGATGTCGGGGAGCTGATCGTTGTCGCCATGCCTAACGGTCAGGTCGTCAATGCTTCCTACATCCGATCTCACACCCACATTTATTACCAG GTCGAGTTTCAAAACCAGAGCCAGCAGATGGTCAAGCCCTCGGAGCTCCAtcacctggaccaggagctgccCAAGAGGGTGCGAGCTAGACTG gccATACCTGGAACACAAGATGGTCCCTCATCCGACGGAGCCCAAGCAGCCAAACGCCCCCGCCTGCCCTCAGGTCCAGCTCCGCCTGCTCAAACCGCCACGGAGACAGGCgagccctcctgccctctgagGACATCGACGGTAACGGCACCGGCAGAACAGCACAGTATTAATGCGCCCCCGACCTCGACGCCGTTACCCCAGCACAGCACAACTGCAGCCAAAGGCTTCCAAATGGACACCAGCGTCGCCCTGGCACCAGCGTCCACCTCAGACCCCATGCTGACTCCACAATCCACCCCCTTTCAATCGATGTTGAACTCCGACCCGCTCttgtcctctccttccccccctccaccccctcagCACCTGGTTGACAACTACATCCTAAGCACTGGCTACGTTTCCTACATGGAGACGCTCCTCAGCGCACATTTCCCTCAGGACGACGAGCCTGCAGCCCTGTATTAA
- the uhrf1 gene encoding E3 ubiquitin-protein ligase UHRF1, giving the protein MWIQVRTMDGKETHRVDSLSKLTKVDELRQKIMELFKVEPERQRLFYRGKQMEDGHTIFDYNVGLNDIVQLLVRQKAPPTEENKNKDKEAELSDSDSGCGSTQSESDKNSTHGEVEGQTAGTSAQTNTPELVDPGFGLYKINDLIDARDLNMGAWFEAQIVNVTKMAKTPKEGAGEEEAEEEIFYHVKFEDYPENGVIQLLGKDVRPRARTVYQWHQLESGMIVMVNYNPDDPKERGYWYDAEIQRKRETRTLREIYAKIILGDAGDSLNDCRIIFLTEIYKIEEVGSLGDVPAGSESPLKRSNGPECKDCKDNPNVTCRSCNCKVCGIKQDPDKQLLCDECDMAYHIYCLNPPLTSIPEDEDWYCPGCRNDSSEVVLAGEKLRESKKKSKMASASSSSQRDWGKGMACVGRTKECTIVPSNHYGPIPGVPVGSQWKFRVQVSESGVHRPHVAGIHGRSNDGSYSLVLAGGYEDDVDDGNEFTYTGSGGRDLSGNKRTAEQSCDQTLTHMNRALALNCNVPVNDKVGAEAKNWKDGKPVRVVRSCKGRKHSKYAPEEGNRYDGIYKVVKYWPEKGKSGFLVWRYLLKRDDDEPAPWTRDGKERIKKLGLIMQYPAGYQKEKENKNEVEVEEGTPSKAKRKRKSQESSKSSPAKTPKKVKVEEYKLTREQKALIKNDTANKKVWDEAMQSLSLGPKFLSKVEEVFLCICCQEVVDQPITTECQHNVCRECLQRSFKAEVYTCPACRHDLGKNYSMAVNKSLQDILNQLFPGYNNGR; this is encoded by the exons atgtgGATTCAAGTGCGCACAATGGATGGGAAGGAAACCCACCGGGTGGATTCTTTGTCCAAACTCACCAAAGTGGATGAATTGCGCCAAAAAATCATGGAGCTGTTTAAAGTGGAACCAGAGAGGCAGAGGCTGTTCTACCGTGGCAAGCAG aTGGAGGACGGCCATACCATTTTCGACTATAACGTGGGCCTGAACGATATTGTGCAGCTGCTTGTCAGGCAGAAAGCGCCCCCtactgaagaaaacaaaaacaaggacaaaGAAGCTGAACTCTCTGATTCTGATTCGGGTTGTGGCTCCACCCAGAGTGAGTCCGACAAGAACTCGACCCATGGTGAGGTCGAAGGTCAGACTGCCGGCACGTCTGCCCAGACAAACACCCCGGAGCTGGTTGATCCTGGGTTTGGGCTCTACAAG ATCAATGACCTCATAGACGCACGGGACCTTAACATGGGGGCATGGTTTGAGGCCCAGATTGTGAACGTAACAAAGATGGCAAAGACCCCAAAAGAGGGCGCTGGTGAGGAAGAAGCCGAGGAAGAGATATTTTACCATGTTAAATTTGAAGA CTACCCAGAGAATGGAGTCATTCAGTTGCTTGGCAAGGATGTGCGACCCCGGGCCCGTACAGTGTATCAGTGGCATCAGCTGGAATCAGGAATGATTGTCATGGTCAACTACAATCCAGATGACCCCAAGGAGCGTGGCTACTGGTACGATGCTGAGattcagaggaagagggagacgcGCACCCTGCGAGAGATCTATGCCAAAATCATCCTCGG CGATGCAGGTGATTCCCTCAATGACTGTCGAATTATTTTCCTGACTGAAATCTACAAAATTGAAGAGGTTGGTTCTCTTGGAGACGTTCCAGCTGGATCTGAGAGTCCGCTAAAAA GATCTAATGGCCCCGAGTGCAAGGACTGTAAGGATAATCCAAATGTCACCTGTCGCTCGTGCAACTGCAAGGTTTGTGGCATCAAGCAGGATCCAGacaaacagctgctgtgtgacGAGTGTGACATGGCCTATCACATCTACTGCCTGAACCCTCCGCTGACCTCCATCCCTGAAGACGAGGACTG GTATTGTCCGGGCTGTCGCAATGACTCGAGCGAGGTTGTGCTGGCTGGAGAGAAACTGAGAGAAAGCAAGAAGAAATCTAAGATGGCTTCGGCTAGCTCCTCCAGCCAGAGGGACTGGGGCAAG GGAATGGCCTGTGTTGGTAGAACCAAGGAGTGCACCATTGTTCCCTCCAATCACTACGGCCCCATCCCAGGCGTTCCTGTTGGCTCCCAATGGAAgttcagggttcag GTCAGTGAATCCGGTGTCCACCGTCCGCATGTAGCTGGTATTCATGGGAGGAGTAATGATGGTTCCTATTCTCTGGTCCTGGCTGGAGGCTATGAGGATGATGTG GATGATGGTAATGAATTCACTTACACTGGTTCGGGGGGCCGAGATCTTTCTGGCAACAAAAGGACAGCCGAGCAGTCATGTGATCAAACACTTACTCACATGAATCG cGCCCTGGCTCTTAACTGTAATGTTCCCGTCAATGACAAAGTTGGAGCAGAAGCAAAGAACTGGAAGGATGGCAAACCCGTCCGGGTTGTGCGCAGCTGCAAAGGTCGGAAGCACAGTAAATACGCTCCCGAGGAAGGAAATCGATACGACGGAATCTACAAG GTGGTGAAGTACTGGCCTGAGAAAGGGAAGTCTGGCTTCTTGGTCTGGAGGTATCTGCTGAAACGAGATGACGATGAACCGGCACCGTGGACCAGAGATGGCAAAGAACGCATCAAGAAGCTGGGCCTAATCATGCAG TATCCTGCCGGttatcaaaaagaaaaggagaacaaaaacGAAGTCGAAGTGGAGGAAGGAACCCCCAGTAAAgcgaagaggaagagaaaatctCAAG AATCATCCAAGAGTTCACCAGCCAAAACTCCTAAGAAAGTAAAAGTGGAAGAGTACAAACTTACCAGGGAACAGAAGGCGCTGATAAAGAACGACACGGCAAACAAAAAAGTGTGGGACGAAGCCATGCAGTCACTGTCACTGGGACCG AAATTCTTGAGCAAAGTTGAAGAAGTTTTCCTCTGCATTTGCTGTCAAGAAGTGGTCGATCAGCCCATCACCACAGAGTGCCAACACAATGTCTGCAGG GAATGCCTTCAGAGGTCCTTCAAAGCGGAGGTATACACCTGCCCTGCGTGCCGGCATGATCTGGGCAAAAACTACTCCATGGCTGTCAACAAATCCCTGCAAGACATCCTAAATCAGCTGTTCCCAGGATACAACAACGGGCGATGA